A window of the Sabethes cyaneus chromosome 1, idSabCyanKW18_F2, whole genome shotgun sequence genome harbors these coding sequences:
- the LOC128745755 gene encoding uncharacterized protein LOC128745755, whose product MGYESEFLGKVGLPKALYDKKEILTSAGADGRICLFDVENGTQQMELLHEEEMINCLVFSPSGYHLLCGSKDGTITAIDMKNLTVDKSWDAHDRAVLCIIWHPEENLILSVGADFLLHAGDLKTGKTIYAKRLHKNPRYGRLLLAAWSSDGIYLALATDNVVDVISMETNKSVRMVSCSSRPLSISWISEWHIVVGLFDGFLLTFNIEPGNFQHKKMIRVFDSSLVTVVFAQDHLAMTSSDCEISLWRVDENNFEEICTRTVDYLPTCLVLVGDKPSSRFHDYVMREWQNKKRQLRRIRIAEIEEEEYSLENAYYATKNYQAPKTKLEIMKRKWKIEKGLKSPTLPLFQSAAMKALCKKKSKQRNEKSSSLLGDASLSLSDLVKQCLNEVN is encoded by the exons ATGGGATATGAGTCAGAATTTCTCGGCAAGGTTGGACTTCCTAAAG CATTATACGATAAAAAAGAAATTCTCA CTTCGGCAGGCGCAGATGGTCGAATATGCTTGTTTGATGTAGAGAACGGTACCCAACAGATGGAATTGTTGCATGAGGAGGAGATGATTAACTGTCTCGTTTTCTCACCGTCTGGATACCATTTACTCTGTGGGAGTAAGGACGGAACGATTACTgcaattgatatgaaaaatctAACAGTAGATAAATCATGGGATGCGCATGATAGGGCTGTTTTATGCATTATTTGGCATCCCGAGGAAAATCTAATACTTTCGGTTGGAGCCGATTTTCTATTACATGCGGGTGATTTGAAAACAGGAAAGACAATTTACGCTAAACGCTTGCACAAAAATCCAAGATATGGCAGATTGTTGTTGGCCGCATGGAGTTCAGATGGGATCTATCTAGCACTAGCTACCGATAATGTCGTGGACGTAATATCTATGGAGACTAACAAATCAGTACGGATGGTTTCGTGCTCTAGTCGACCCCTTTCTATTTCGTGGATTTCTGAATGGCATATTGTAGTTGGTTTGTTTGATGGTTTTTTGCTTACATTTAACATCGAACCTGGTAATTTCCAACATAAAAAGATGATTAGGGTATTTGATTCTAGTCTTGTTACTGTTGTGTTTGCCCAAGATCACTTAGCCATGACGTCCAGTGATTGTGAGATTAGTTTGTGGAGGGTTGATGAGAATAactttgaggaaatttgcaccAGAACTGTCGATTATTTGCCAACATGTTTGGTGCTGGTGGGGGATAAGCCATCTTCCAGATTTCATGATTATGTTATGAGAGAGTGGCAGAATAAAAAACGGCAGCTCAGGAGAATCCGAATAGCCGAAATAGAAGAAGAGGAGTATTCGCTGGAAAACGCCTATTATGCAACAAAAAATTATCAAGCACCGAAAACTAAACTAGAGATTATGAAGAGGAAGTGGAAAATTGAAAAGGGGCTTAAGAGTCCGACGTTACCGTTGTTCCAATCTGCTGCAATGAAAGCTCTTTGTAAAAAAAAGagtaaacaaagaaacgaaaaatCAAGTTCGTTGTTAGGTGACGCTAGTCTATCTCTAAGTGATTTGGTTAAGCAATGCTTAAATGAGGTAAATTGA